A single region of the Terriglobales bacterium genome encodes:
- a CDS encoding enoyl-CoA hydratase/isomerase family protein — MATATETATKQLVNYRVEQGVAVIEMNDPPANTYTYEMNRQLDEAILKARMDNDVYVIVLTGAGEKFFSAGANIKMLASVDPVFKYYFCLHANETLLRLEHTPKLVIAALNGHTVGGGLEIAMAADLRIARRDAGKIGLPEINLGVLPGTGGTQRLSRIVGKSKAIELMVTGNTFSFEEAKELGLVNDIFERENFMENVMEYARQFCPPNKAAMAVGHIKRSVQTGWEIPLESALAVERELQSLLFKSQDAKEGLNAYVEKRPATFKAK; from the coding sequence ATGGCAACCGCAACCGAAACCGCAACCAAACAGCTTGTCAACTATCGCGTGGAGCAGGGCGTGGCGGTGATCGAGATGAACGATCCCCCGGCCAACACCTACACCTACGAGATGAACCGCCAGCTCGACGAGGCCATCCTCAAGGCCCGGATGGACAACGACGTGTACGTCATCGTTCTGACCGGCGCGGGAGAAAAGTTTTTCTCCGCGGGCGCGAACATCAAGATGCTGGCCAGCGTGGATCCTGTCTTCAAGTATTACTTCTGCCTGCACGCCAATGAGACGCTGCTGCGGCTGGAGCACACGCCGAAGCTGGTGATCGCCGCGCTGAACGGACACACCGTAGGCGGCGGCCTGGAAATCGCCATGGCCGCGGACCTGCGCATTGCGCGCCGCGACGCCGGCAAGATCGGACTGCCGGAGATCAACCTGGGCGTACTGCCGGGCACCGGCGGGACGCAGCGACTGTCGCGCATCGTCGGCAAGTCCAAGGCCATCGAGCTGATGGTGACCGGCAACACCTTTTCGTTCGAGGAGGCCAAAGAACTGGGCCTGGTGAACGACATCTTCGAGCGCGAAAACTTCATGGAGAACGTGATGGAGTACGCCCGGCAGTTCTGCCCGCCCAACAAGGCGGCCATGGCGGTGGGCCACATCAAACGCTCGGTGCAGACCGGCTGGGAGATTCCGCTGGAGTCGGCGCTGGCCGTCGAGCGCGAGCTGCAATCGCTGCTGTTCAAGAGCCAGGACGCTAAGGAAGGCCTGAACGCCTACGTGGAGAAGCGTCCGGCGACGTTCAAAGCGAAATGA
- the carB gene encoding carbamoyl-phosphate synthase large subunit: PNDITRKTPACFEPTLDYVVVKIPKWQFEKFPGADETLGPQMKSVGEVMAIGRTFKEALMKGVRSLETGKRPGSMKIEPRILTQRLVTPHPERLSYLRYALRQGHTVKELAKMTAIDPWFLYQMKEITEMEMEVEKHPLESAPARVLLAAKRAGLSDARLGVAWRVPDGQAAANKIRHLRKKHRVTPVYKRVDTCAAEFESYTPYLYSTYEEEDEAAPTDRKKVIILGSGPNRIGQGIEFDYCCCHASFALREDGYETVMVNCNPETVSTDYDTSDRLYFEPLTLEDVLAVYEHEASGGAPVGVIVQFGGQTPLNLALPLKAAGGSIIGTSPESIDLAEDRKRFGRLLEELAIPQPPGATATSVEQAVAAANQIGYPVLVRPSYVLGGRAMVIAYDDDSVIHYMKEAVDYSQERPVLIDHFLEDATEVDVDALSDGEDVVIAGIMQHIEEAGIHSGDSSCVLPAVDIPQAAIATMRDYTFRLARALRVVGLMNIQFAIQRRSPRSAEGDAQKSEDRVYVLEVNPRASRTVPYVSKATGVPLAKIAARLMVGRKLREFLPEHVERTTDLTTGGCYFVKSPVFPWSKFPGVDTVLGPEMKSTGEVMGVADSFGEAFARAQLSAGLTLPTAGTIFLSVTDRDKPAAVPIAQRFSELGFRIVATHGTADALERAGLVVDRVYKVKEGRPNVVDLIKGDKIQLVINTPHGAEPWFDEKAIRRAAVTHHIPTITTLSAARAAAEGIAARQRGEISVRALQQLHAGQEATAK; encoded by the coding sequence CCCGAACGACATCACGCGCAAGACGCCGGCATGCTTTGAGCCCACGCTCGATTACGTGGTGGTGAAGATTCCCAAGTGGCAGTTCGAAAAATTCCCCGGCGCCGACGAGACCCTGGGCCCGCAGATGAAGTCGGTGGGCGAGGTGATGGCCATCGGCCGCACCTTCAAGGAAGCGCTGATGAAAGGTGTGCGGTCGCTGGAGACCGGAAAGCGGCCGGGCTCGATGAAAATCGAGCCGCGCATCCTGACGCAGCGCCTGGTGACGCCACATCCCGAGCGGCTGAGCTATCTGCGTTACGCGCTTCGCCAGGGACACACCGTCAAAGAACTGGCCAAGATGACGGCCATCGATCCGTGGTTCCTCTACCAGATGAAAGAGATCACGGAGATGGAAATGGAGGTGGAGAAGCACCCGCTGGAGTCGGCGCCGGCCAGGGTGCTGCTGGCGGCCAAGCGCGCCGGACTCTCCGACGCGCGGCTTGGAGTTGCGTGGCGCGTGCCGGACGGGCAGGCTGCGGCCAACAAGATCCGGCATCTGCGCAAGAAGCACCGCGTCACGCCCGTCTATAAGCGCGTGGACACCTGCGCCGCCGAATTCGAAAGCTACACCCCCTATCTCTACTCGACCTACGAAGAAGAGGACGAAGCCGCGCCCACCGACCGCAAGAAGGTCATCATCCTGGGCTCGGGGCCGAACCGCATCGGGCAGGGAATCGAGTTCGATTACTGCTGTTGCCACGCCTCGTTCGCGCTGCGCGAGGATGGCTACGAGACGGTGATGGTCAACTGCAATCCGGAGACGGTCTCTACCGACTACGACACCAGCGACCGGTTGTACTTCGAGCCGCTGACGCTCGAGGACGTGCTGGCGGTGTACGAGCACGAAGCGTCGGGGGGCGCGCCGGTGGGCGTGATCGTGCAGTTCGGTGGACAGACGCCGCTCAACCTGGCGCTGCCGCTCAAGGCAGCGGGCGGGAGCATCATCGGGACCTCGCCTGAATCCATCGACCTGGCGGAAGACCGCAAGCGCTTCGGCAGGCTGCTGGAGGAACTCGCCATCCCCCAACCACCGGGCGCAACCGCCACCAGCGTGGAGCAGGCCGTGGCAGCAGCGAATCAGATCGGATACCCGGTGCTGGTGCGTCCGTCGTACGTGCTGGGCGGGCGGGCCATGGTCATCGCCTACGACGACGATTCCGTCATCCACTACATGAAAGAAGCGGTGGACTACTCGCAGGAACGTCCGGTGCTGATCGACCACTTCCTGGAAGATGCCACCGAGGTGGATGTGGACGCGCTCTCCGACGGCGAGGACGTGGTGATCGCCGGCATCATGCAGCACATCGAGGAAGCCGGCATCCATTCCGGCGATTCCTCCTGCGTGCTGCCAGCGGTGGACATCCCGCAGGCTGCGATCGCCACCATGCGCGACTACACCTTCCGCCTGGCCCGCGCGCTGCGCGTCGTCGGACTGATGAACATCCAGTTCGCCATCCAGCGGCGGAGCCCGCGTTCCGCGGAGGGGGACGCGCAGAAATCCGAAGACCGGGTTTACGTGCTCGAAGTCAACCCGCGCGCCTCGCGCACGGTGCCCTACGTTTCCAAGGCCACGGGGGTGCCGCTGGCGAAGATCGCGGCGCGGCTCATGGTAGGCCGCAAGCTGCGGGAATTCCTGCCGGAACACGTCGAGCGCACTACGGACCTCACGACCGGCGGGTGTTACTTTGTGAAGTCGCCCGTGTTCCCGTGGTCGAAGTTTCCGGGTGTGGATACGGTGCTGGGTCCGGAGATGAAGTCCACGGGCGAAGTGATGGGCGTGGCCGACAGCTTCGGCGAAGCCTTTGCGCGGGCGCAGCTCTCGGCCGGCCTGACGCTGCCCACCGCGGGGACGATCTTCCTCAGCGTCACCGACCGCGACAAGCCGGCTGCGGTGCCCATCGCACAGCGCTTTTCCGAACTGGGCTTCCGCATTGTGGCCACGCACGGCACCGCCGATGCGCTGGAGCGGGCCGGGCTGGTGGTGGACCGCGTCTACAAGGTCAAGGAAGGGCGCCCCAACGTGGTGGACCTCATCAAGGGAGACAAGATTCAACTGGTCATCAATACGCCACACGGCGCCGAGCCCTGGTTCGACGAGAAGGCTATCCGCCGCGCCGCCGTGACCCACCATATCCCCACCATCACCACGTTGTCGGCGGCCCGCGCCGCTGCCGAGGGCATCGCTGCACGCCAGCGGGGCGAGATCAGCGTGCGGGCGCTGCAGCAATTGCATGCCGGGCAGGAAGCCACCGCGAAGTAA
- a CDS encoding cytochrome c oxidase assembly factor Coa1 family protein has product MHCPSCNLDIPLGATVCPGCGRILSETAGGGPISPGLPGVPQKSWLGRNWKWVVPVGCFGFIVLIFAFVALILAVVFGSMKNEEIYKQSVAKARAHPAVVQRLGTPIEEGWMFTGSFNITPEHGEAKIGIPISGPRGKGTIHVDAVKQAGEWQYNILEVEVEGDSERINLLEEMPGVQEQ; this is encoded by the coding sequence ATGCACTGTCCTAGTTGCAACCTCGACATTCCCCTGGGCGCCACGGTGTGTCCCGGCTGCGGACGCATCCTGAGCGAAACAGCCGGTGGCGGGCCCATCTCGCCCGGCCTGCCCGGCGTGCCCCAGAAGAGCTGGCTGGGACGCAATTGGAAGTGGGTCGTCCCCGTGGGCTGCTTCGGCTTCATCGTGCTCATCTTCGCCTTCGTCGCCCTCATCCTGGCGGTGGTCTTCGGCTCGATGAAGAACGAGGAAATCTACAAACAGTCGGTAGCCAAGGCCCGCGCCCATCCCGCCGTAGTGCAAAGGCTCGGCACTCCAATCGAGGAAGGCTGGATGTTCACCGGCTCGTTCAACATCACGCCCGAGCACGGCGAGGCCAAGATCGGCATTCCCATTTCCGGTCCGCGCGGCAAGGGCACCATCCACGTGGACGCTGTCAAGCAAGCCGGCGAATGGCAGTACAACATTCTCGAGGTCGAAGTCGAGGGCGATTCCGAGCGCATCAACCTGCTCGAGGAGATGCCGGGCGTGCAGGAGCAGTAG
- a CDS encoding dihydrodipicolinate synthase family protein: protein MLLHGIFPPITTPFYPDGAVYFRKLEANVERYSKTPVAGIVVLGSTGEALMLSDEEQRDVLRVARDAAAPEKVLIAGTGIESASETLRLTEYAAGLGYDVAMVRTPHYYKRQMQPANMLAFYRTVADRSPLPVIIYNFPPNTGYDIPAEVVIALAEHPNLIGIKESSGDIAKVKAMVDGTREVRRTATVTEVFAAVTGRMLSPVAAGDAGLIAPSVLTGGGGGAAVQAPPMRKTRTKEVGFQVLVGSAQTLKDSLDVGAVGAILAFADCAPTACYEIFTAWKEDDQALAKEKQQRIAEAAKKIVGEFGIPGVKYAMDFNGYYGGPPRLPLLPPTAELKQEIERLLAGIRN from the coding sequence ATGCTCCTTCACGGCATCTTTCCACCCATCACGACGCCCTTCTATCCGGATGGCGCGGTGTACTTCCGCAAGCTGGAAGCTAACGTCGAGCGCTATTCGAAGACTCCGGTGGCCGGGATCGTGGTGCTGGGCTCGACGGGCGAGGCCCTGATGCTCAGCGACGAAGAGCAGCGAGACGTGCTCCGTGTGGCGCGCGATGCGGCAGCGCCGGAGAAAGTGTTGATTGCGGGGACGGGGATCGAGTCAGCGAGCGAGACGCTGCGCTTGACCGAGTACGCCGCCGGGCTAGGCTACGACGTTGCCATGGTGCGCACTCCGCACTATTACAAGCGCCAGATGCAACCGGCGAACATGCTGGCTTTCTATCGCACGGTGGCGGACCGCTCGCCTCTGCCGGTGATCATCTATAACTTCCCGCCCAACACGGGGTATGACATCCCGGCGGAAGTGGTGATAGCGCTGGCCGAACATCCCAACCTGATCGGCATCAAGGAATCCAGCGGGGACATAGCCAAGGTGAAGGCCATGGTGGATGGCACTCGCGAGGTGCGGCGTACCGCGACTGTAACCGAAGTGTTCGCGGCAGTGACGGGAAGAATGTTGTCACCGGTGGCGGCAGGGGACGCGGGGTTGATCGCGCCTTCTGTCCTCACGGGTGGAGGCGGGGGCGCGGCCGTCCAGGCGCCACCGATGCGAAAAACGCGCACCAAAGAGGTGGGCTTCCAGGTGCTGGTGGGCTCGGCGCAGACCTTGAAGGATTCGCTGGACGTGGGCGCAGTGGGAGCCATTCTGGCATTTGCGGATTGCGCGCCCACCGCCTGCTACGAGATCTTCACCGCCTGGAAGGAAGATGACCAGGCGCTGGCGAAAGAAAAGCAGCAGCGGATCGCAGAGGCGGCGAAGAAGATCGTGGGCGAGTTTGGCATCCCGGGCGTCAAGTACGCCATGGACTTCAACGGCTACTACGGCGGACCTCCGCGGTTGCCCCTGCTGCCGCCGACCGCCGAGCTCAAGCAGGAGATCGAACGGCTGCTGGCCGGGATCCGGAACTGA
- a CDS encoding TetR/AcrR family transcriptional regulator — MPTAASPRLDTALPADRRFDRRLAEILEHATEVFCEKGYEGASMRDLSRATGTSLAGLYYYFESKEKLLYLIQKHTFSTILERLQERLEGVRDPEQRVRVLVENHLDYFLANAAAMKVLSHEADVLKNTYGAQIAAIKRQYYRTALGLLEDLKRSKGLEFNARIAVLSLFGMMNWIYTWYNPRVDADAEALARQMGDLFLRGICGSTRGKRNGRR, encoded by the coding sequence GTGCCCACAGCTGCCAGCCCCCGACTCGACACCGCTCTGCCCGCCGACCGGCGCTTCGACCGCCGCCTGGCTGAGATCCTGGAGCATGCCACCGAAGTCTTCTGCGAAAAGGGCTATGAAGGCGCTTCCATGCGCGACCTTTCCCGCGCCACGGGCACGTCGCTGGCCGGGCTCTATTACTACTTCGAGAGCAAAGAGAAGCTGCTCTACCTCATCCAGAAGCACACCTTCTCCACCATCCTGGAGCGGTTGCAGGAACGGCTGGAAGGCGTCCGCGATCCGGAACAGCGTGTGCGCGTGCTGGTGGAGAACCACCTGGACTATTTTCTGGCCAACGCCGCGGCGATGAAAGTGCTCTCCCACGAAGCCGATGTGCTGAAGAACACGTATGGAGCGCAGATCGCCGCCATCAAGCGCCAGTACTATCGAACGGCGCTGGGGCTGCTGGAAGACCTGAAGCGCTCCAAGGGGCTAGAATTCAATGCGCGCATCGCGGTGCTGAGCCTGTTCGGCATGATGAACTGGATCTATACCTGGTACAACCCGCGCGTGGATGCCGATGCCGAGGCGCTGGCCCGGCAGATGGGCGACCTGTTCCTGCGCGGGATTTGCGGCTCTACGCGCGGCAAGCGCAACGGACGCCGCTGA
- a CDS encoding DUF1028 domain-containing protein — protein MKPAVLTIVLLSLLSTDLAAQERPHPLRPVSTFSIVARDPQTGELGVAVQSHWFSVGQIVPWAESEVGAVATQSFVDPSYGKLGLDLMRAGRSAPEALRGLLAADAGREVRQVAMIDAQGRVDAYTGKNDIHAAGNIVGAQFSVQANLMANDKVWPAMAKAYQETKGDLADRMLAALDAAQAVGGDIRGTQSAALIVVRAKSSGKPWEDRVFDLRVDDSEEPLKELRRLVTLQRAYNHMNAGDLAVEHKDNEAALREYAAAEALAASSEGIPASRLAEMTYWHAVALVNMKRVEEALPLFEKAFKLQPSWRELTPRLPKSGLLPDDAALIERIVGKGSGN, from the coding sequence ATGAAACCTGCCGTATTGACTATCGTCTTACTGAGCCTCCTTTCCACCGACCTAGCCGCACAGGAGCGGCCGCATCCCCTTCGTCCCGTTTCCACCTTCTCCATCGTGGCCCGCGACCCGCAGACAGGCGAGTTGGGCGTGGCGGTGCAGTCGCACTGGTTTTCGGTGGGGCAGATCGTTCCGTGGGCGGAATCCGAGGTGGGTGCCGTGGCCACGCAGTCGTTTGTGGATCCAAGCTACGGCAAGCTGGGGCTGGATTTGATGCGGGCAGGCCGAAGCGCACCCGAGGCCCTGCGCGGGTTGCTGGCGGCGGACGCCGGCCGCGAGGTCCGCCAAGTGGCAATGATCGATGCCCAGGGGCGCGTGGATGCCTACACCGGCAAGAATGACATTCATGCGGCGGGGAACATCGTCGGGGCGCAGTTCTCCGTTCAGGCCAACCTGATGGCAAACGACAAGGTCTGGCCCGCTATGGCCAAGGCATATCAAGAAACCAAGGGTGACCTGGCCGACCGCATGCTCGCCGCGCTCGATGCGGCGCAGGCGGTAGGCGGAGATATCCGCGGGACGCAATCCGCGGCATTGATCGTCGTGAGGGCTAAGTCCTCGGGTAAGCCCTGGGAAGACCGCGTCTTTGATCTGCGCGTGGATGACAGCGAAGAACCGCTCAAGGAGTTGCGGCGGCTGGTGACGCTGCAGCGGGCCTACAACCACATGAACGCCGGAGACCTCGCCGTCGAGCACAAGGACAACGAAGCCGCGCTCCGGGAGTACGCAGCCGCCGAAGCCCTGGCAGCAAGCTCGGAGGGGATTCCAGCGAGCCGCCTGGCGGAGATGACCTACTGGCATGCCGTGGCGCTGGTCAATATGAAGCGCGTGGAGGAGGCGCTGCCGCTGTTCGAAAAAGCCTTTAAGCTGCAGCCGAGCTGGCGCGAATTGACGCCCCGGCTGCCCAAGTCCGGCTTGCTGCCGGATGATGCCGCCCTGATCGAGCGGATCGTAGGGAAGGGAAGCGGGAACTAG